CGAGGTTCGTGGCGCTCCAGATCAGCCGGGCCTCGGAGGCGATCTACGGCTTGCCGCTCCCTATCGAGGAGGTCGAGCGGAGTTGGCTGGCGACGCTCCCCGACGGCAGCATCGTGGGGCGGGCTCCGGGCCTCCCCATCCGCGCGGAGCGCCCGGGCCTCTCCCCCCGCTCGGGGCCGGCGTTCCCGGTGCTGATGACGCTCGTCGTCGTGCCCTGGCTGCTCCTCGTCGCCGCGCTGTTCCGCGCGTACCGCTCGACGATCCCCGACAAGGCACGCCGAGCGATCCACTGGGGCGGCATGGGGCTCCTCATCCTGCCGTTGCCGGTCCAACTGGTCACGACGATGGCCCATCTCGCCCGACCCTGGCTCGTGCGGGCCTTCGTCGAGATCCCGACATGGGAGCTGGGTCGCAGCGCCCTCGGCACCGTGGCGGCCTGGGTGGGCGGCGGGCTGCTCCTGATCGTCGCGTACCGGGTGGCGGAGATCCAGTTCCTACGGATGGAGATCCCGGCGAATCCCGTTCCATGCTCGCTGATCGTCCGAGCCCGGGAGGAAAGCTGAGGGGGGCGAGGACGGCCGTGTCCGTCCATTCGGCGCGGACCTCGCCCCGACCGTCCTCACCACACGCCGCAGACCTGCTCCCGCACCAGCGGCTGGCCGGGCTTGCACGAGAACGCGCCGCGGAACTCCAGCATGTTGGCGACGACGCCGTTGATCCGGTAAATCCCCGGCGAGTGCGGGTTCGTGAGCGCGTTGAGCCGCCTGTTCTCGTCCCGATCGTTCTCGCAGGCCCATTGGGCGAAGCCCACGAAGAACCTCTGGTCGGGGGTCAGACCGTCCGACGCCTCGAGGGTCTTCCCGGCCTCCGCGCCCTTCCAGGCGGCGTAGGCCAGGATCAGCCCGCCGAGGTCGGCGACGTCCTCGCCGAGCGTCAGACGGCTGTTGATCCTGATGTCGTCCACCACCACGTACTGCGCGTACTGGTCCGCGACGCAGCTCACCCGCTTCTCGAACTCCTTTCCGTCGGCTTCGGTCCACCAGTCGTGGAGATTCCCCTTCGCGTCGAACTTCCGCCCCTCGTCGTCGAAGCCGTGGATCAGCTCGTGGCCGATCGTCCCGCCGGTGTTGCCGTAGTTCGGCGCGTCGTCCATCCTCGGGTCGTAGAGCGGCGGGAGGAGGACCCCCGCCGGGAAGTTGATGTCGTTCATCGACGGGTTGTAGTACGCGTTCACCGTCGGCGGGGTCATCCCCCACTCGTTCCGGTCCACCGGCTTCCCGATCTTGCGCAGCTGGCGCCGCGACTCGAACGCGGCGGCCCGCGTCACGTTGCCCACGAAGTCGCCCCGCGTGACTTCCAGCGCGCCGTAGTCCCGCCAGGTGTCGGGGTAGCCGATCTTGTTCCGCATGCCGGCGAGCTTGGCGAGCGCCTGCTTCTTGGTCGGCTCGCTCATCCACGCGAGCCCCTTGACGCGGGCCTCCATCGCCGCCTCGATCCGCCGCACCATGTCGAGCGTCCGCTCCTTGAGCTCCGGCGAGAACGTCTTCTCGACGAAGACCTGTCCGAGGGCCTCGCCGAGGTCGCGATCGACCCAGGACACGCAGCGCTTCCAGCGCGGCTGGATTTCCTTCACCCCGCGCAGGTAGCCTCGGTAGAAGGCGAAGTTCTCCTTCACGAAGGCGGAGGAGAGGTAGGGCGCCCGGTCCTTCACGAGATGCCAGCGCAGGTACTTCTTCCAGTCGTCGAGGCTGTCGCGTTTGAGCCGCTTCTCCAGCGCCTTGAAGAACTCCGGCTCGGTGACGTTGAGCACGTCGACTCCCGGCACACCCATCCCGCCGAGGTACGCGCTCCAGCGGAAGGCCGGGGTGAGCGCCTCGAGGTCCAAGACCTTCATCTTGTGATAGACCCGGTACGGATCGCGCTTTTCCACCCTCGTGAGCGATGCTTTCGCCAGCGCGGTCTCGATCCTGAGCACGACGCGCGCCCCGTCGGCCGCGGTCGCCGAGGATTCCCCCGAAAGCTCCAGCATCTTCCGGACGTGGGCCTCGTATCGGGCCCTCGTCTCCTTCGATTTCGGGTCGCTCTTCACGTAGTAGTCGCGGTCCGGAAGGCCGAGCCCGCCGGCGTAGGCGAACGCGATGACCTGCTCGGAGTCCTTCGGGTCCTGGTCCGCGCCGAATCCGAACAGTGACGTGCCGCCCGTGCTCAGGTGAATGCGGGCAAGAACGCCGGCGATCTCGTCCTTGGACCGGAGAGCGGCGATCGCATCGAGCGGCTCCTCGAGGGGCGCGGCACCGACGCTCTCCACCGCGTCTTCGTCGATGCAGGCGGCGAAGAAGTCCCCGATCGTCCGGCGGACCGGCGTGCGGGAGGGATCGAGTGCGGCGGCCTCGGCCAGGAGGCCCCAGAGATACTGCTGGTTCTCGTCCTCGAGCTTGTCGTAGACGGTCCATCGGGCCTGGTCGGGCGGGATCGGGTTGTTCCTCATCCACCCCCCGCAGGAGTAGGCGTAGAGGTCCGCGCAGGGATCCACGGAACGGTCCATGGCCGAGACGTCGATGCCCGGCGTGTAGGGAAGCGACGCCAACGGCCGCTTGTCGCCGGACGGGGCGCCGGGCGGCGGGCTCTGGGCCCAAGCCGTCGTCAGCGCGACGGCGGCGATCACGGCGCCGATCCAGAATCGCTGTCTCATCTCGACCCTCCTACGTTGCCCGCCTCGGCTACGTGGTTACGCAGGCGTTGCCGAGGGGTTTCGGGAGCGGCGACGATTGTCACCCGATCACCAAGTTCGAATTGACCCCGAGCCCCCGAGGGCCCAGAATCTAACTGGGATCCGCGAGGCCCCGTCCGGACTGGGGCGAGGAGGGTCGCCCATGAAGCATCGATCCTGTTCGACATGGGCCCTGGCCGGCCTGGCCGGGCTCGCGCTCGTGGCTTCCGGTTGCCGCTCGGACGACGTCTCGGGAACCAGCGACCAGCAGGCCGAGACCGGCGTCCGGGAATCGGCGCCCGTCGTGCTCGTCGCCGTGCCGATGGCGGACGGGGCCCGCACGGTCGCCGGCGAGCTCCTGGGCCAAGTCGGGACCGCCGCCGCCCTGTCCCGCGCCCAGGCCCCCGCCCCCACGGCGACGGTGCCCACGTGCAATCCGACCTTCGATCTGGGCGACGGCATCACGGGGACCTGTTCGGTGTCCGACGTCGGCGTCGCCACCCTCGCCTTCTCCGGGACGCGGAGCGTCGACGGCCTGGCGACGACGATCAGCGGCACGCTGACGGTGACGGTCGCAGCGGACCAGCCCGCCTCCGGGACGAAGTTCGCGGTCGCCCTCTCGGCGACGGTCTCCAACACGCGAGAGGCGGCGACCTGGAACCTCACCGGCACCGCGGTGATCAGCGGCAGCGGGCAGCTCACCGATCACAGCCTCGAGCTGGACCTCGGGGTCACGCCGACGGGCGGCACGCCCTCCTCGGCGACGGTCCGGCTCACGACGATCCTCATCTCCGTGTTCGTGCAGACGCCGTCCGGTGTGAACGTGGACTACGTGCTCGACCGAACCGCGCTGACCGGGGCGATCTCCGTCCAGGGTCGACAGTTCGCGACCGTGACCGTCGCGAACGACTGTGCCGTGATCCACTTCGTCAACCCCGCCTTCGCCGACGCGACGATCTGCAGGGAGTAGGCTCCCCTTCGACGGGCCCGGGCTCAGCGAGGGTGCCGGCTCCCCGCGCGAAGCTCCCACGCCCTGAGCCGCGGGCGTCGCGCGAAGTCGGGGGGAGTCATCTCCTCGGTGATCTCCCGCGCCGCCACCTCGGGGATCCCCGCCTCGTCGAGGACGAATCCCCTGAGGTTCGTGCTGAACAGCATCTCGCCGCCGGGTGCGAGCCGGCGGGCAGAGCGGGCGATCAGCGTCGCGTGGTCCCGCTGGACGTCGAACTCCGCCGCCATCCCCTTGGACCTCGAATGCGTCGGCGGTGCGACCAGGATCAGGTCGTAGCGGTGCCGCTCGCCCCCTGCCGCCAGCCACCGCACGACGTCCGCGCGCACGAAGCGATGGCGGGGCGCCTCGAGCCCGTTGAGCGCGAGGTTCCGGCGTCCCCAGGCGAGATAGACGTTAGAGAGGTCGACGCTCGTGGTGGTGCGGGCCCCCCCGGCCGCCGCGGCGACGGTGGCGGCGCAGGTGTAGGCGAAGAGGTTCAGGAAGTCGCGTCCCGCCGCCCGCTCCCGGACGCGTCGCCTCAGGAGGCGGTCGTCCAGGAATAGGCCGGTGTCCAGGTAGTCCGTGAGGTTGACCAAGAAACGGAGATCGCCCTCCCGGACCTCGCGGAACCGCCCCCGGTCGTCGCGACGCTCGTGCTGCTCCCCCGGGACGCGCCGCCGCCTGACCCGCAGCACGACGTCGGCGGAATCGACGCCGAGCGCTTCCGGCACGACGAGGAGCGCGTCGCGGAGGCGCCGCTCTGCCGCCTCCACCGGGACCTTGCGCGGAGGCGCGTACTCCTCGACCCGCACGGCACCGTCGTACCAGTCGATCGCGAGGTTGTACTCCGGCATGTCGGTGTCGTACAGCCGGTAACAGGTGAGGCCGAGCCGCTCCGCCCATGGGGCGAGGTCGCGCCGGTTCTTGACGAGCTTCCTCGCGAGCGCGCCCGCCTCCTCGCTCGGCTTGCGCCACGCCGGTCCGCGCTCGCCCGAGACCGGCGGGCCGGCGATCGGCAGCTCGAGGAGCCGGCACTCGATCGGCCCGTTGTGCAGGATGTGCCTCGACGCGGGCTTGAGGCCGATCCGTTTCGCGAGCGCGGGATTGCCGGAGAGCACCCACGCGGTCCAGCCAGGGAATCGCCGCTTCAGCACGTCGCCGAGAAGCTCGTACAGCGGCCCGAGCTCCCCCGCCTCACCGAGGCGCGCGCCGTACGGCGGGTTCGTGACCACGAGGCCCGGGTCGGGCCACGGGGCCTCCGCCCGGCGGAGATCCTCGAGCTCCACCCGGACGTGCCGGGCGACGCCGGCACGCTCCAGGTTCTCCCGGGCGGTCTTGACCGCCGTCCTCGAGGCGTCGGAGCCGGCGATGCGCACGGCTCGCCCGCGCCCTGCCTCGCGCCGGTCCCGCGCCTCCGCGCGAAGGCGGTCCCAGAGCGCACTGTCGTGCCCCCGCCATCCCTCGGCGCCGATCCGCTCCCGCTCGAGGCCGGGCGCCACGTCGAGGGCCATCCACGCCGCCTCGATGAGGATCGTCCCCGACCCGCAGAGCGGGTCGAGCATCGGCGCGAGAGCTGAGAGCGCCGGCCATCCCGCGATCCGAAGCAGCGCCGCGGCCAGGTTCTCCTTGAGCGGCGCCGCCGCCCCCGCGCGATCGATGCCGCGATGGTGCAGGCTCCCCCCGGCGAGGTCAAGGCTCACCGTGACCCGCGCGCCCGCAAGGTGCACGTTGACCCTGAGATCGGGGCGGGCGGTGTCGACGTCCGGCCTCGCTCCCTCCGCCTCCCGCACCCGGTCGACGACGGCGTCCTTGGTCTTGAGCGCCACGAAGTGGGGCGGGCCCGCCGGGGAGTCGCCTCCCGCGACGTCCACGGCCATCGTCCTCTCGGGGCCGACGTGGTCGATCCAGTCGACGGCGTGGACGCCCTGGTAGAGGGCCTCCGCCCCGTCGACCTCGAAGACCGTGAGGGGAAGGAGGACCCGGCTCGCCACGCGCGACCAGAGGCAGGCGCGGTAGGCGTCCTCGAGGGTGTCGCCGAACGCCACGCCCCCCCGCCGCTCCTCAATCGCCCGGATCCCGATTTCCCCTAGCTCGTCCGCCAGGACCCTCTCGGTCCCGCGGGACGCGGTGGCAAAGAACCGGAGCGCCACGAGCACCACCTTCGGGAAGACGCCGCCTCACCAGCGTCCAGCTCCCGGGCCGGGGGGGCGGACGAGGGCCGACGCATCGATGAAGATGAACGTGGATCGTATCAGACGACGGCCCGAGGCTTCGGTCCCGACCGCTCCGTCCTAGCTCGTCCGGCCCCTGTTCCGAACGTCCAGCAGGTCGTTCCACCACGAGCGATAGAGGAAGCTGTCCTCCGGCACGGTGAGCATCTTCGCGAAGTGGGTCGGGCCGACGGTGAGCGTCAGGATGTCCCGCGGCAAGTACCTCCGCATGGCGATGTCGGTCGCGCCGACCACGGCCCGCTCGTCGGGGCCTCCGTCGAGGGCGCGCCGAAGGAAGCTGCACCCCGACCCGAACGGCGCATAGGCGACGTCGGTCGCCGACCAATAGCCGGCCAGCGTCATGACGGCCGCCAGCCGATCCGGATCGACGAAGAACGTCACGCTCTTCACCGTCTCCCATTGGCCCAGGAGGAGCGGTCCGATGAGGACCGTGTCGGCGGTGATCTCCGGCGGGTGCGCGGCGTCGAGGATCGCCTGGGCGATCTCGGGGCTCGCGCGGAGCCCCTCCCCCTTGGGCGCCCCGGCACCGTCGGTCAGGAAGTGGGCCATGTAGGGCGGATACTGCTTCTCCAGTCCCAGCGCGCGGTGCGCGCCCGGGCAACCGCCGTGGTCCCGCTCGAGGACCAGCGTCTCCCCGGCGAGCCACCGGCCGTAGTAGGAGAAACAGCACGCGGTGCCCCCGGCCCGGACGAGAGGCTCGAACGCATCGGACGGGCGCGCGTCGTACACCGCGATGAGCGGCGTCGACAGGCGGAGCTTCTCCCTCAGGCGGGCGATGCCGGCGAGACTGGGGTCGCCGACCGGCGGTCCATCGAGTCGTTCCATGGCGGATCCTCCTCGACGTCCCAGCCATGTTCCGCCGGAATCGCCGCGCCCGCCAGTCCCCGCCGCGGCCCCCGTCGTTGCCCGCGGTCGCCCGGACCGGGTAGAATCGGGGACCGTCGCAATCCGCCTGCTCACCACGGCAGGGTGACCGCAGCCGGTCACGCGGGGGCGCTTGAGCTTTGAGAGACCGCGCGCGATCGGGCCTCCCCGCGCTGGTGCTGGTCGTCGTCGGCACGGCCGTGCTCGTGGGGGCGATCCGGTTCGCCGGCCCGCCGATCTACTGCGGGGACGGCTACTTCAACATCCGGTACGCCGAGGTCCTTAGGGAGCATGGGCCCTCGCGCTCGTTCCCCGTCTGGCAGGAGACGTTTCTCCGCGAGCACTTCGCGGACAAGGAGTTCCTGTACCACGTCTTCCTGATCCCGTTCACCTTCGGCGACCTGCTGCTCGGCGCCCGGCTCGCCGCGATCTTCTTCGCCTCGCTGGCGATGGCGACGTTCTACGTGGTCCTGCGACGCCTCAAGGTGCCCTGGGCCCTGTTCTTCAGCTTCGCGCTGATCGCCTGCTCGTCGGATTTCCTCTACAGGCTCACCTTCACCCGGTCGCTGGTGCTCGCGCTGTCGGTCGCCCTCGCCGGCACCGGCGCCATCTTGCTGGGGCGGGTGGGCTGGGCGTTCGTCTTGGCGGCGGTGTACGCCAACACCCACGTCTCGTTCCACCTCCTCCCCTGCGCGGCGCTCCTCCACGATCTGCACCGACCCGGCGCGGCCGACGGAGGTCGCTGGTCCCGTTTCCGCATGACCCTCGCCACGCTCTCCGGCACCGCGGCGGGGTGCCTCGTCAACCCGTTCGTCCCGTACAACCTCCGTCTCTGGTGGGACCTCAACTTCCGGGTGCTTTGGGCGGCGTGGTCGGGGCGATCGGACCTTCGTCCCGTCAGCGAGGTCGGGCCGCAGTCGTCCGCCGATCTTCTGCTGAGCAACGCCGGCGTCTTTGTGGCGCTCGCGGCGGCGGTCTACCTCCTCTCGCGCGCCCGGAAGGTCTCCGCCGAGGCACGGACCCTCCTCGTGATGTCCTTCGGGTTCCTCGCGCTCACCAAGATGAGCCAGCGCCTCGCGGAGATGTGGGCGCCGTTCACGCTGCTCCTGGCCGCCGTCGCGGCGAGGGACGCGCGCGACGGACCTCCGCAGGAGGCCGCGCGGCCTCCCGCTCCCGGCCGGCTCGCCGTGGCGTCGCTCGGCCTCGGCGTCCTGCTGGCCGCCGGACTCCTGGCCAGCAACTTCAAGACCGACAGAGACGCCGCCGCTGCGGAGGAAGGCTCGCAGCTCGCCGGCGCCTCGACGTGGATGAAGGCGAACGTCCCCTCGGGAGAAACGGTCTTCCACCCCTGGATGGACGACTACGCGGAGATCTTCTTCTTCAACCCCCAGCTTCGCTGCCTCGTCGGCTGGGATTCGATCCTGATGTACGTCACCGATCCGGCGAGGTACCGGCTGTGGGTGGACGTGGCCGTCGGCAGGGTCGATGACCTGTTCACTCCCATCCGCCGGACGTTCCGGTGCCGCTTCGTGTGCGCGATCGCCAAGGACCGGCGTTTCCTGTGGATGGCTCGTCGCGATCCCCGGTTCCGGCTCGAGTACGAGGATCGCACGGCCTCGGTATTTCGCCTCGACGACGACGGCACGCTGGTCGGCGACTGGCGGGTCACCGGCTGGTATCCCGACCCGGCGCGGAGGCTCCTCGACGTGCCGGTGGGGGCGGAGCCCGGTGCGCCGGCCGTCGCGCGAGACGGTGCCCCCGATGCCCAGGGACCGGCTGCCGTAGGGATCGAGCTCTCCGGCGCTCCGGGGTTCGTCGACTTGGATCGCGCTCTCGCCGTGCCCGCGTTCGCCCCGGACGCGTGCGCGGTCGCAGAGGCGACCGTTCGGTCGGGCACATCATCCGACGCCACCTTGGCCTTCACCACCGATGACGAGATCAAGG
The DNA window shown above is from Terriglobia bacterium and carries:
- a CDS encoding M13 family metallopeptidase — protein: MRQRFWIGAVIAAVALTTAWAQSPPPGAPSGDKRPLASLPYTPGIDVSAMDRSVDPCADLYAYSCGGWMRNNPIPPDQARWTVYDKLEDENQQYLWGLLAEAAALDPSRTPVRRTIGDFFAACIDEDAVESVGAAPLEEPLDAIAALRSKDEIAGVLARIHLSTGGTSLFGFGADQDPKDSEQVIAFAYAGGLGLPDRDYYVKSDPKSKETRARYEAHVRKMLELSGESSATAADGARVVLRIETALAKASLTRVEKRDPYRVYHKMKVLDLEALTPAFRWSAYLGGMGVPGVDVLNVTEPEFFKALEKRLKRDSLDDWKKYLRWHLVKDRAPYLSSAFVKENFAFYRGYLRGVKEIQPRWKRCVSWVDRDLGEALGQVFVEKTFSPELKERTLDMVRRIEAAMEARVKGLAWMSEPTKKQALAKLAGMRNKIGYPDTWRDYGALEVTRGDFVGNVTRAAAFESRRQLRKIGKPVDRNEWGMTPPTVNAYYNPSMNDINFPAGVLLPPLYDPRMDDAPNYGNTGGTIGHELIHGFDDEGRKFDAKGNLHDWWTEADGKEFEKRVSCVADQYAQYVVVDDIRINSRLTLGEDVADLGGLILAYAAWKGAEAGKTLEASDGLTPDQRFFVGFAQWACENDRDENRRLNALTNPHSPGIYRINGVVANMLEFRGAFSCKPGQPLVREQVCGVW
- the rlmKL gene encoding bifunctional 23S rRNA (guanine(2069)-N(7))-methyltransferase RlmK/23S rRNA (guanine(2445)-N(2))-methyltransferase RlmL, translating into MALRFFATASRGTERVLADELGEIGIRAIEERRGGVAFGDTLEDAYRACLWSRVASRVLLPLTVFEVDGAEALYQGVHAVDWIDHVGPERTMAVDVAGGDSPAGPPHFVALKTKDAVVDRVREAEGARPDVDTARPDLRVNVHLAGARVTVSLDLAGGSLHHRGIDRAGAAAPLKENLAAALLRIAGWPALSALAPMLDPLCGSGTILIEAAWMALDVAPGLERERIGAEGWRGHDSALWDRLRAEARDRREAGRGRAVRIAGSDASRTAVKTARENLERAGVARHVRVELEDLRRAEAPWPDPGLVVTNPPYGARLGEAGELGPLYELLGDVLKRRFPGWTAWVLSGNPALAKRIGLKPASRHILHNGPIECRLLELPIAGPPVSGERGPAWRKPSEEAGALARKLVKNRRDLAPWAERLGLTCYRLYDTDMPEYNLAIDWYDGAVRVEEYAPPRKVPVEAAERRLRDALLVVPEALGVDSADVVLRVRRRRVPGEQHERRDDRGRFREVREGDLRFLVNLTDYLDTGLFLDDRLLRRRVRERAAGRDFLNLFAYTCAATVAAAAGGARTTTSVDLSNVYLAWGRRNLALNGLEAPRHRFVRADVVRWLAAGGERHRYDLILVAPPTHSRSKGMAAEFDVQRDHATLIARSARRLAPGGEMLFSTNLRGFVLDEAGIPEVAAREITEEMTPPDFARRPRLRAWELRAGSRHPR
- a CDS encoding DUF169 domain-containing protein, which produces MERLDGPPVGDPSLAGIARLREKLRLSTPLIAVYDARPSDAFEPLVRAGGTACCFSYYGRWLAGETLVLERDHGGCPGAHRALGLEKQYPPYMAHFLTDGAGAPKGEGLRASPEIAQAILDAAHPPEITADTVLIGPLLLGQWETVKSVTFFVDPDRLAAVMTLAGYWSATDVAYAPFGSGCSFLRRALDGGPDERAVVGATDIAMRRYLPRDILTLTVGPTHFAKMLTVPEDSFLYRSWWNDLLDVRNRGRTS